Proteins from one Nyctibius grandis isolate bNycGra1 chromosome 2, bNycGra1.pri, whole genome shotgun sequence genomic window:
- the CD200 gene encoding OX-2 membrane glycoprotein has translation MTFQALVLCLACAGLAKANVVPQAEHRNVKVGDNVTLGCVLTESKDVLQVTWQKDSEKSHNNIATYSTIKGLMIHESYQDRMNFTSLVLHETNITFWDTRMDDSGCYTCLFNVFPFGSFSGRTCLSVSGLNASVHYNVSEGHLIAICNAVGLPEPTITWNNLFNSSPTQEMVRHTNGMVSITSKLEIYNTQSIGAQDLACRVSNTNEKMELPVKMKGEEGSSLLWLMITVGILIVVIVLILITLCWRKRMCRRG, from the exons ATGACTTTCCAAGCTCTGGTTTTGTGTCTGGCTTGTGCTGGGCTTGCAAAGGCAAATG TGGTTCCGCAGGCTGAACACAGAAACGTGAAGGTGGGTGACAACGTGACTCTCGGCTGTGTCCTGACAGAATCCAAGGATGTTCTGCAAGTGACATGGCAAAAGGACTCTGAAAAGTCACACAACAATATAGCTACGTACAGTACCATAAAAGGATTAATGATTCATGAGTCCTATCAAGACCGAATGAATTTCACGAGCCTGGTCCTCCATGAGACAAACATCACTTTCTGGGACACTAGAATGGATGATTCAGGGTGTTACACGTGTCTCTTCAATGTTTTCCCTTTTGGCTCCTTCTCGGGACGTACCTGCCTGAGTGTCTCTG GTCTCAATGCATCTGTCCATTACAACGTTTCTGAAGGTCATTTGATAGCCATCTGTAATGCTGTTGGCCTCCCAGAGCCCACCATCACCTGGAACAACTTGTTCAATTCTAGTCCTACACAGGAGATGGTCAGGCACACCAACGGAATGGTGTCCATCACCAGTAAACTGGAGATCTACAACACTCAGAGCATCGGTGCGCAGGACTTGGCCTGCAGAGTAAGCAACACGAATGAAAAAATGGAGTTGCctgtgaaaatgaaaggag aagagGGATCCTCATTGCTTTGGCTGATGATTACTGTGGGGATTTTAATTGTCGTCATAGTTCTGATTCTGATCACActgtgctggaggaagaggatgtGCAGGAGGGGTTGA